A window of Komagataeibacter medellinensis NBRC 3288 contains these coding sequences:
- a CDS encoding glycoside hydrolase family 5 protein, whose amino-acid sequence MKRSLSCRARRWLTGCVTGAVLVLPVLQPATAQTWRGVNLAGAAYSSSKLPGRYGYDYLYPKPAEVDYFTQAGMNTFRLSVLWERLQPVLNGPLNPQEVQRVQQFVSYARGKGASTVLDIHNYGRYRGQEVGSDAVSDAAFADLWSRLAQVFGKDDHVLFGLMNEPQQHSAEAWKASVQGAIDAIRKTGSHNAILVPGIGWDGAHSFVTLNSPTLGTLTDPAHNLIYEVHEYFDTDASGTKPACISQDQALARIRAFTDWLHAHKAHGFLGEFGVSRQPECVALLSPLLTHMRENADVWSGWTYWAAGPLWGNYMFTLEPDHGTDRPQMQAIWPFLGAAR is encoded by the coding sequence ATGAAACGATCCCTTTCCTGCCGCGCGCGCCGCTGGCTGACAGGCTGCGTTACGGGGGCAGTCCTTGTGCTGCCCGTCCTCCAGCCCGCCACAGCGCAGACCTGGCGGGGCGTGAACCTGGCGGGGGCCGCCTATTCATCCTCCAAGCTGCCGGGGCGGTACGGGTATGACTATCTCTATCCCAAACCCGCCGAAGTGGATTACTTCACCCAGGCCGGCATGAACACGTTTCGCCTGTCCGTGCTGTGGGAGCGCCTGCAACCGGTCCTGAACGGCCCGCTAAACCCGCAGGAAGTGCAGCGTGTACAGCAGTTCGTAAGCTATGCACGGGGCAAGGGTGCGAGCACGGTGCTCGATATTCATAACTATGGCCGTTACCGGGGGCAGGAAGTGGGTTCCGACGCGGTATCCGATGCAGCCTTTGCCGACCTGTGGTCGCGGCTGGCGCAGGTGTTCGGCAAGGATGACCATGTCCTGTTCGGGCTGATGAACGAACCCCAGCAGCATTCCGCCGAAGCGTGGAAGGCCAGTGTTCAGGGCGCGATTGACGCCATACGCAAGACCGGCAGCCACAATGCGATTCTGGTGCCCGGCATTGGCTGGGATGGCGCGCACTCCTTCGTCACCCTCAACAGCCCCACCCTCGGCACGCTCACGGATCCGGCGCACAACCTGATCTATGAAGTGCATGAGTATTTCGATACCGATGCATCGGGTACCAAGCCGGCCTGCATTTCACAGGATCAGGCGCTTGCCCGGATCCGGGCCTTTACCGACTGGCTGCATGCGCATAAGGCCCACGGCTTCCTGGGGGAATTCGGGGTCAGCCGCCAGCCCGAATGTGTAGCCCTTCTGTCCCCCCTTCTCACGCACATGCGTGAGAATGCCGATGTATGGTCCGGCTGGACCTACTGGGCAGCCGGACCTCTATGGGGCAACTATATGTTCACACTTGAACCCGATCATGGCACCGACCGGCCACAGATGCAGGCCATCTGGCCCTTTCTTGGCGCGGCACGCTGA
- the rfbC gene encoding dTDP-4-dehydrorhamnose 3,5-epimerase yields MDIKTFNIEGMMLLTPPRFEDDRGYFTETYNAARLKELGITEPFVQDNHSLSRQRGVVRGLHCQLPPHAQGKLIRCTRGSIWDVGVDIRAGSPTFGQWVGQTLSAENGAQFWIPAGFLHGFCTLTDNAEVQYKCTDFWNRECERSVRWDDPLLAIEWPVSAGDAIVSAKDAQALSFSNVDDWFTHTADG; encoded by the coding sequence ATGGACATAAAGACTTTCAACATCGAAGGCATGATGTTGCTGACCCCGCCCCGATTTGAAGACGACCGTGGCTATTTCACGGAGACTTACAATGCCGCCCGCCTGAAGGAGCTAGGCATTACCGAACCCTTCGTGCAGGATAACCATAGCCTCTCGCGCCAGCGCGGGGTCGTGCGCGGATTGCACTGCCAACTGCCGCCACATGCACAGGGCAAGCTGATCCGCTGCACACGCGGCAGCATATGGGATGTGGGGGTGGACATACGCGCAGGCTCCCCCACCTTCGGGCAGTGGGTCGGGCAGACACTCTCGGCTGAAAACGGGGCGCAATTCTGGATCCCAGCAGGATTCCTGCATGGGTTCTGCACCCTGACCGACAATGCAGAAGTGCAGTATAAATGCACCGATTTCTGGAACCGCGAGTGCGAGCGTTCCGTGCGTTGGGATGACCCGCTTCTGGCCATTGAATGGCCGGTTAGCGCAGGGGACGCGATCGTGTCCGCCAAGGATGCGCAGGCGCTGTCCTTTTCAAACGTGGATGACTGGTTCACGCACACAGCCGATGGGTAA
- the rfbD gene encoding dTDP-4-dehydrorhamnose reductase, protein MHPSILVTGGTGQLACALAAHAGVTRVGRPDIDFDRPDTIDTILRVNCPAFVVNAAAWTAVDAAETHVEAAERANHTGPARMAALCRELNITFIHISTDYVFSGDKGAPYVETDPVDPRSVYGRTKAEGEQAVLAANPDSIILRTAWVYSPYNRNFVRTMVEAAAKRPKLRVVSDQIGNPTSADALADVIMQIIACIRDTGWKTDYAGIYHATGAGHASWYELACAAIKAAARHGAPTPAIEPITTADWPTPARRPHDARLDCTRLKQVFDCAPGPWQPEVERVVGELMAHKQP, encoded by the coding sequence ATGCATCCATCCATTCTGGTAACCGGCGGAACGGGACAACTTGCCTGCGCGCTTGCGGCACATGCAGGCGTGACACGCGTTGGCCGCCCGGATATTGATTTTGACCGCCCCGATACAATCGATACCATCCTGCGGGTCAACTGCCCTGCCTTTGTGGTCAATGCCGCTGCCTGGACGGCCGTTGACGCAGCGGAAACCCATGTGGAAGCCGCCGAACGCGCCAACCATACCGGTCCCGCCCGCATGGCGGCCCTATGCCGGGAACTGAATATCACGTTCATCCATATCTCGACCGATTACGTATTCAGCGGTGACAAGGGCGCTCCCTATGTCGAGACCGACCCAGTGGACCCGCGCTCTGTCTATGGCCGCACGAAGGCGGAGGGCGAGCAGGCCGTGCTTGCAGCCAATCCCGACAGCATCATCCTGCGTACGGCGTGGGTCTATTCACCCTATAACCGCAACTTCGTACGCACTATGGTCGAGGCCGCAGCCAAACGCCCCAAACTGCGCGTGGTCAGTGACCAGATCGGCAACCCAACCAGTGCCGATGCGCTGGCGGATGTAATCATGCAGATCATAGCCTGCATCCGCGATACAGGGTGGAAGACGGATTATGCCGGCATTTACCATGCCACGGGCGCAGGCCACGCAAGCTGGTACGAACTGGCCTGTGCCGCGATAAAGGCCGCCGCCCGGCACGGAGCCCCCACCCCCGCCATTGAACCCATTACAACGGCGGACTGGCCAACTCCCGCACGCCGCCCGCATGATGCGCGACTTGACTGCACGCGGCTGAAGCAGGTTTTCGACTGCGCGCCCGGTCCGTGGCAGCCGGAAGTGGAACGGGTTGTGGGAGAACTCATGGCGCATAAACAGCCGTGA
- a CDS encoding DegT/DnrJ/EryC1/StrS family aminotransferase: MTEISYPEISFIRSNIPKISQLSDDILAMEQSGIYTNYGPINQKFEKRLIEQMFGGIGQCVTVCNATIGLMMALKYVTRHTTPDRTPYIIMPSFTFAAAAHAVLWAGFIPLFCDIDPQDWMASHPAEDELLHRYDGEVAAIFPYATFGNATDITRYTVLEKKTGIPAVIDAAASLGAHDAQGQGFGSGSPHAIVCSLHATKTMGIGEGGFIYANNPDMIAALRAMGNFGFGQVRHATMPGLNSKLPEIGALLALSGLDHLDNVVRKKICIEQLYYELLPGFEFQHQRGTRTSYQFLPVRLPASLIPYRSAILERMKNRRIGTATYFSPHLHEQSYFAAHSKAGDLSTTRALSASIVSLPLWHEMTPEMVHYVCQEFLSACAAYGM, translated from the coding sequence ATGACAGAAATATCGTATCCAGAGATATCATTCATCCGCTCCAATATTCCAAAGATAAGCCAGTTATCCGATGACATTCTTGCAATGGAACAGTCGGGGATTTACACAAATTATGGACCGATCAACCAGAAATTTGAAAAACGCCTGATCGAACAGATGTTCGGCGGGATCGGCCAGTGTGTCACGGTATGCAACGCCACGATCGGACTGATGATGGCGCTGAAATATGTCACCCGCCATACAACGCCCGACCGGACGCCTTATATCATCATGCCATCCTTTACTTTTGCTGCGGCAGCACACGCGGTATTATGGGCCGGCTTTATCCCCCTGTTCTGCGATATAGACCCGCAGGACTGGATGGCATCCCACCCGGCGGAAGACGAACTGCTGCACAGATATGATGGCGAGGTGGCCGCCATCTTCCCCTATGCGACTTTCGGGAATGCAACCGATATTACGCGCTACACGGTTCTTGAAAAAAAGACAGGCATTCCCGCCGTTATTGATGCAGCGGCTTCCCTTGGCGCACATGATGCACAGGGGCAGGGATTTGGCTCCGGTTCACCGCACGCCATTGTCTGTTCGCTGCATGCAACAAAAACAATGGGAATTGGCGAAGGTGGTTTCATATACGCCAACAATCCCGACATGATCGCCGCATTGCGCGCCATGGGCAATTTCGGTTTTGGCCAGGTCCGCCATGCCACAATGCCGGGCCTTAATTCCAAATTGCCGGAGATCGGGGCCCTTCTCGCCCTGTCGGGACTTGACCATCTGGATAACGTGGTCAGGAAAAAAATCTGCATAGAGCAGCTTTACTACGAATTGCTGCCCGGTTTTGAATTCCAGCACCAGCGTGGCACGCGCACATCCTACCAGTTCCTGCCCGTGCGCCTGCCCGCCAGCCTTATCCCTTACCGCAGCGCCATACTCGAGCGCATGAAAAACAGACGGATCGGGACTGCCACCTACTTCTCTCCCCACCTGCATGAGCAGAGCTATTTTGCTGCTCATAGCAAGGCAGGCGACCTGAGCACGACACGCGCGCTGTCCGCATCCATCGTATCATTACCGTTATGGCACGAAATGACACCCGAAATGGTGCACTACGTGTGCCAGGAATTCCTCAGCGCCTGTGCCGCATACGGTATGTAA
- a CDS encoding acyltransferase family protein, producing the protein MPSVTETSGTERNYLHQLTSLRGVACLVVLFGHAIQVFRYSQPSRPAPQAALHDLMTYAFNAEAAVVLFFVLSGCVLSLSLQKYTHMTGRIIGSFYIKRLFRIYPLLWFSIILAIVSMVIARGLVADGVFVGWLSRNLQTPVSIWNTIASITGMFTRYNGPMWSLRVELMYSVVFPLLFMLVRARRLRVVTLVALAAIALLPVPHEVGTVFALCFGLGALIPLLPTALPRRHGLYALLGVAVLLYDRYALAPLNLPERIPDMIETVAAFVVIRDLYASGRQYRLLLSKPVIAVGELSYGIYLLHLPVMLIVFSVAARVWGAPVMLSHPSFTQFTLGIATVVLTTALAALTYALLELPLHNLGRHLGRAILNPAAASIRPITAGEGTDTHVSRV; encoded by the coding sequence ATGCCATCCGTGACAGAAACTTCGGGAACGGAGCGGAATTATCTGCACCAGTTGACATCGTTGCGCGGTGTTGCCTGTCTGGTCGTACTGTTCGGCCATGCCATACAGGTTTTTCGCTACAGCCAACCCTCCCGGCCAGCACCACAGGCGGCCCTGCATGATCTCATGACCTATGCCTTCAATGCAGAGGCCGCTGTCGTGCTGTTTTTTGTATTGAGCGGGTGCGTGCTTTCTCTTTCCCTGCAAAAATATACGCACATGACCGGGCGCATTATTGGCAGTTTTTATATAAAGCGCCTGTTCAGGATCTATCCGCTGCTCTGGTTTTCCATCATCCTTGCCATTGTCAGCATGGTCATTGCGCGCGGACTGGTGGCGGATGGGGTATTCGTGGGCTGGCTGTCGCGCAACCTGCAGACACCGGTTTCCATCTGGAATACCATCGCATCGATAACCGGCATGTTCACCCGCTATAATGGACCCATGTGGTCGCTGCGTGTCGAACTGATGTACTCTGTGGTGTTTCCGCTCCTGTTCATGCTGGTCCGTGCGCGCCGCCTGCGCGTGGTCACGCTAGTAGCGCTTGCCGCCATTGCCCTGCTGCCTGTGCCGCATGAGGTGGGTACGGTCTTTGCCCTGTGCTTCGGGCTGGGGGCGCTGATCCCGCTGCTGCCTACCGCCCTGCCCCGTCGGCACGGATTATACGCGCTGCTGGGGGTGGCGGTACTCCTGTATGACCGTTATGCCCTTGCCCCACTCAACCTGCCCGAACGCATTCCCGACATGATCGAGACGGTGGCGGCGTTTGTCGTTATCCGCGACCTGTATGCATCGGGGCGACAGTATCGCCTGCTGCTCAGCAAGCCGGTCATTGCGGTGGGTGAACTGTCCTATGGCATCTACCTGCTGCATCTGCCGGTCATGCTGATCGTGTTCAGCGTGGCAGCGCGCGTATGGGGCGCACCTGTCATGCTTTCGCATCCTTCATTCACGCAGTTCACCCTGGGCATAGCAACAGTGGTGCTGACTACGGCGCTCGCGGCACTGACCTATGCGCTGCTGGAACTGCCCCTGCATAACCTGGGGCGCCATCTGGGGCGCGCCATTCTCAACCCGGCTGCTGCCAGCATTCGCCCGATCACCGCAGGAGAGGGAACGGACACGCATGTCTCTCGCGTCTGA